From a single Ignavibacteria bacterium genomic region:
- a CDS encoding response regulator transcription factor has translation MATKILIIEDEKDIIEFIKYNLEEDGFEVISATDGEEGLKMMSHDPDLVLLDIMMPKLDGYEVCRKIRANKATEKTPVIFLTAKSSEFDEIKGLELGANDYITKPISPSKLVARIKATLRNSIRAEFSFEDAANLIKYGPIEIDRDKYIVVVDSEEKIFPRKEFELLFFLLNSPGIVHSRSALLKYVWGSDVYVVERTVDVHVRKIREKLGAFQDLIETVKGVGYRFKELD, from the coding sequence ATGGCTACTAAAATACTCATCATTGAAGACGAAAAAGATATTATCGAGTTTATCAAGTACAATTTGGAAGAGGATGGATTCGAAGTAATTTCTGCAACCGATGGTGAAGAGGGCCTGAAGATGATGAGTCACGACCCTGATCTCGTTTTGCTTGATATAATGATGCCTAAACTTGACGGGTACGAAGTGTGCCGTAAGATAAGAGCGAACAAAGCTACTGAAAAAACTCCCGTTATCTTCCTTACTGCCAAATCAAGTGAGTTTGATGAGATAAAAGGTCTGGAACTTGGTGCCAATGATTACATTACAAAACCAATTTCTCCTTCCAAACTTGTCGCGAGAATTAAAGCAACTTTAAGAAACTCCATCCGGGCAGAATTCAGTTTTGAAGATGCTGCCAACCTGATAAAATACGGGCCGATTGAGATTGATCGCGATAAGTACATTGTGGTAGTTGATTCCGAGGAAAAGATTTTTCCGAGGAAAGAATTTGAACTTCTTTTTTTCCTGTTGAACAGCCCCGGTATCGTCCACAGCAGATCTGCTCTGCTGAAATATGTCTGGGGTTCGGATGTTTATGTGGTTGAAAGAACTGTTGATGTCCATGTTAGAAAAATAAGGGAAAAACTGGGTGCATTCCAGGATCTCATAGAGACTGTCAAGGGTGTCGGATACCGGTTCAAAGAACTTGATTAA
- a CDS encoding Gfo/Idh/MocA family oxidoreductase has protein sequence MSKIKFGIIGLGGISQLIHLPDLYRNKEVEITAIADINKNALHEVASKFKVSHAFTDYHKMLEQVEIDAVIVATPTKSHMQIALDCLNAGKHILVEKPLARTIDEAQKIADTAKEKGLIAMVGMNMRYRPDIMLLKGIINSGDLGDPFFVKCSWFKSQSSSSKWFTKKDESGGGVIFDLGIVLLDVALWFLNFPEILSVSTHNFFINTKNVEDSSVSMIRAKSNSMIYLESSWAIASQKNTFDLEIYCTKGNALINPLRIIKNIDGQDVELKPMLNDNRKTHLEKSYQNELNHFIGAIKGLNPVLSSAEDSVARLKIIQNMYLSASTRKEVLV, from the coding sequence ATGTCAAAAATCAAATTCGGCATAATCGGGCTGGGCGGCATCTCCCAATTGATACACCTCCCCGACCTCTACCGAAACAAAGAGGTTGAGATTACAGCCATTGCTGATATTAACAAAAACGCACTCCATGAAGTTGCGTCAAAATTCAAAGTGAGCCATGCGTTTACTGATTACCATAAAATGCTGGAGCAGGTCGAGATTGACGCAGTGATCGTTGCAACACCAACAAAATCACACATGCAAATCGCTCTCGATTGTCTCAATGCCGGTAAACACATACTTGTTGAGAAACCCCTTGCCAGAACCATTGACGAAGCACAAAAAATTGCCGATACCGCCAAGGAAAAGGGGCTGATTGCTATGGTGGGAATGAACATGAGATACAGGCCGGATATCATGCTCTTAAAGGGTATCATAAATTCAGGAGACCTTGGCGATCCTTTCTTTGTAAAGTGCTCCTGGTTCAAGTCCCAGTCAAGTTCATCAAAATGGTTCACTAAAAAAGATGAATCAGGAGGCGGAGTAATTTTTGACCTTGGTATTGTTTTACTTGATGTTGCGTTATGGTTCCTAAATTTTCCCGAGATACTTTCGGTTTCGACCCATAATTTTTTCATCAATACAAAAAATGTTGAGGATTCCTCTGTTAGTATGATAAGAGCCAAGTCAAACTCGATGATTTACCTTGAATCATCCTGGGCGATTGCTTCACAAAAGAATACTTTCGATCTGGAAATCTACTGTACCAAAGGAAATGCCCTCATTAATCCACTTAGGATTATAAAAAACATTGACGGTCAGGATGTCGAATTGAAACCGATGTTGAATGACAACAGGAAAACCCATCTGGAAAAATCTTATCAAAATGAACTGAATCATTTCATTGGTGCTATTAAAGGACTTAACCCTGTGCTCTCCTCTGCTGAGGATTCGGTAGCCCGGTTGAAAATTATCCAAAATATGTACTTGTCAGCATCCACCAGAAAAGAGGTCTTGGTTTAA
- a CDS encoding 1-deoxy-D-xylulose-5-phosphate synthase — protein sequence MVDMNNYPALSKVNVPADFRDFSIPELRQLCTDVRQYMVDVISVVGGHFGGGLGAVELTVAMHKVFNTPEDQIVWDTGHQAYPHKILTGRKELLPTIRQLNGLSGFLKRNESEYDAFGAGHASTSISAALGIAEANKYMNTNRKVIAVIGDGAMTGGMAYEAMNNAGMLHSNLIVVLNDNNMSIAQNVWQFSNYFTSIITSPDYNKFKGYVWDLTGKMDNFGDRLRKVVGRVEGGIKSIVTPGMLFEALGFRYFGPVNGHNVHQLVKVFEAARNLTGPILIHANTEKGKGYAPAEKHVQRLHASTPFDKVTGVAYKKEGAPPAYTTIFGEALVELVKENPKIVGVTAAMPDGTGLNILQKCCPENYYDVGIAEEHGVTFAAGLATQGVIPVVAIYSTFIQRAIDQIIHDIALQKLHVVFVLDRAGLVGADGPTHHGTLDLTFLRMIPHLVLMAPKDENELRNMLYTATKLKGGPVAIRYPRGNALGVPLSDEFVEYEVGKAEVMEEGNDVAILAVGSMVDYAVKTLPKLEAAGISAKLVNMRFIKPLDEKLLDEISGTHKKIVTLEENTIVGGFGSAVAEYFVDKGYKNDILRIGLPDKFVDHGTQAELHRILEIDPEGILKRITDFVEIDNHINKVLV from the coding sequence ATGGTTGATATGAACAACTACCCCGCTCTTTCGAAGGTAAATGTTCCTGCTGATTTCAGAGACTTTTCCATCCCTGAACTGCGGCAACTCTGTACCGATGTCAGACAATATATGGTAGATGTTATTTCTGTAGTCGGTGGTCATTTCGGTGGCGGACTCGGAGCAGTAGAACTTACCGTCGCGATGCACAAAGTTTTCAATACACCCGAAGATCAAATTGTTTGGGATACAGGTCATCAGGCATATCCGCATAAAATTCTGACCGGTAGAAAAGAACTGCTCCCCACGATCAGACAGTTGAACGGGCTTTCGGGGTTCCTGAAAAGAAATGAAAGCGAATATGATGCCTTCGGTGCCGGTCATGCTTCAACCTCCATTTCCGCTGCACTCGGTATTGCTGAAGCAAACAAGTATATGAATACAAACCGGAAAGTGATTGCGGTCATCGGCGATGGCGCAATGACAGGTGGCATGGCTTATGAAGCGATGAACAATGCCGGTATGCTCCATTCGAATCTCATTGTCGTGCTGAACGATAATAATATGTCAATAGCACAAAATGTCTGGCAGTTTTCCAACTATTTTACATCAATTATTACAAGTCCTGATTACAACAAATTTAAAGGTTATGTTTGGGATCTAACAGGCAAAATGGACAACTTTGGAGACAGACTGAGAAAAGTCGTCGGCAGAGTAGAAGGAGGTATCAAATCGATAGTGACTCCCGGTATGCTGTTCGAAGCGCTGGGTTTCAGATATTTCGGACCTGTAAACGGTCATAATGTTCATCAGCTTGTCAAGGTTTTTGAGGCCGCCAGGAATTTAACCGGACCCATCCTTATTCACGCTAATACGGAAAAAGGCAAAGGTTACGCCCCCGCTGAAAAACATGTACAAAGGCTTCATGCTTCCACTCCTTTTGACAAGGTTACAGGGGTTGCATATAAGAAAGAGGGTGCGCCCCCTGCCTACACTACGATCTTCGGGGAAGCTCTCGTTGAACTTGTAAAGGAAAACCCTAAGATTGTGGGAGTTACGGCTGCCATGCCCGACGGAACAGGTCTTAACATTCTGCAAAAATGTTGTCCGGAAAACTATTATGATGTGGGTATTGCGGAGGAACACGGAGTTACATTTGCTGCCGGTTTGGCAACACAAGGTGTGATTCCTGTTGTCGCCATCTACTCAACATTCATTCAAAGAGCAATCGATCAAATAATTCATGACATTGCACTTCAAAAACTGCATGTAGTATTTGTGCTCGACAGAGCAGGACTTGTTGGTGCGGATGGTCCGACTCACCATGGTACACTCGATCTTACATTCCTGAGAATGATTCCACATCTGGTATTAATGGCTCCGAAAGATGAAAATGAATTGAGAAACATGCTTTATACCGCCACAAAACTAAAGGGTGGTCCCGTTGCAATAAGATACCCAAGAGGAAATGCTCTCGGTGTGCCCCTAAGCGATGAGTTTGTTGAGTATGAGGTCGGTAAAGCCGAGGTGATGGAAGAAGGAAATGATGTTGCTATTCTCGCTGTTGGTTCAATGGTAGATTATGCCGTCAAAACTCTTCCCAAACTCGAAGCTGCCGGCATTTCTGCAAAACTTGTTAACATGCGATTCATTAAGCCCCTCGATGAGAAACTTCTTGATGAAATTTCGGGTACCCACAAAAAAATCGTCACGCTCGAAGAAAATACAATCGTGGGTGGTTTCGGTTCTGCGGTTGCGGAATACTTTGTTGACAAGGGGTATAAAAATGATATCCTGCGTATCGGACTCCCGGATAAATTTGTTGATCACGGTACCCAGGCAGAGCTTCACAGGATTCTCGAAATCGACCCCGAAGGTATCCTGAAAAGAATCACTGATTTTGTTGAAATAGATAATCATATAAACAAGGTTTTAGTCTGA
- the xseB gene encoding exodeoxyribonuclease VII small subunit: MSNNTSEVSQFKIKLERIEQISSLLEDPDLDLEQAIKLYEEGMKLSQECLSSLKQAELKITELKNSFKSN, translated from the coding sequence ATGAGTAACAATACCAGCGAAGTGTCGCAATTTAAAATAAAACTCGAGAGGATTGAGCAAATATCCTCGCTGTTAGAGGATCCTGATCTGGACCTTGAACAGGCTATAAAACTTTACGAAGAAGGGATGAAACTTTCTCAGGAATGTCTCTCTTCGCTCAAACAGGCTGAACTTAAAATCACGGAATTGAAAAATTCCTTTAAATCAAATTAA
- the xseA gene encoding exodeoxyribonuclease VII large subunit, producing the protein MQLPQYKSVSKLTLEIKATLEMGFRYETIIGEISNFKSHSSGHWYFTLKDSDASISCSMWSGNNRKLGFTPKDGMQVICSGPVTVYAPRGSYQLDVQTMKNVGVGDLQVAFEFLKEKLGKEGLFDASRKKPISSFPSKIGVVTSSTGAAWQDIIAVAHRRFPMVELVLAPARVQGEGAAESIAGAIDDLNKMDDIDVMIVGRGGGSLEDLWAFNEEATARAIARSRIPVISAVGHEVDFTISDFVADLRAATPTAAMELVTPDSNEVFSAIKNLAQIIENRTLANFKSKQDRVFRFVESPVMSAPLNLIKFNSQRLDFAMMQIDNNINNLVKDFKNRVNSALLHLKSNDHKRILKKGFVYVTQDGRFVKLSTALDKEKSFDLNFFDGKILIKGKDE; encoded by the coding sequence ATGCAACTCCCGCAATACAAATCTGTATCAAAACTGACGCTCGAAATCAAGGCGACCCTGGAGATGGGTTTCCGTTATGAGACGATAATTGGTGAAATATCCAACTTCAAATCTCATTCATCGGGGCACTGGTATTTCACACTGAAAGATTCAGATGCTTCCATCTCCTGTTCCATGTGGAGCGGTAACAACAGAAAGCTTGGATTTACTCCGAAAGATGGAATGCAGGTAATTTGCAGCGGACCGGTAACGGTTTATGCACCCAGGGGAAGTTATCAGCTCGATGTTCAGACGATGAAAAATGTCGGAGTCGGGGACCTTCAGGTTGCATTCGAATTTCTTAAGGAAAAGCTTGGAAAAGAGGGACTTTTTGATGCCTCACGGAAGAAGCCAATTAGCTCGTTTCCTTCCAAAATCGGAGTTGTTACCTCCTCCACCGGTGCTGCGTGGCAGGATATAATAGCGGTCGCCCACAGAAGATTTCCGATGGTCGAGCTTGTTCTCGCCCCGGCCAGGGTACAGGGTGAAGGTGCCGCTGAAAGCATTGCCGGAGCAATCGACGATCTTAATAAAATGGATGATATCGATGTAATGATTGTCGGCAGAGGTGGAGGCAGCCTGGAAGATCTCTGGGCTTTTAACGAAGAAGCAACAGCCCGAGCAATCGCCCGCTCCCGGATTCCTGTGATTTCTGCTGTCGGTCATGAAGTTGATTTCACAATTTCAGATTTTGTAGCCGACTTGAGAGCAGCCACTCCCACGGCAGCAATGGAGCTCGTTACCCCCGATTCAAATGAGGTTTTTTCAGCCATAAAGAACCTCGCACAAATAATTGAAAACAGAACTCTGGCCAATTTTAAATCAAAACAGGATCGGGTTTTCAGGTTTGTTGAATCTCCGGTGATGTCTGCTCCTCTGAACCTTATCAAATTTAACAGCCAACGACTCGATTTTGCCATGATGCAAATCGACAATAACATAAATAATCTCGTAAAGGATTTTAAGAACAGAGTAAATTCAGCATTGCTCCACTTGAAATCCAATGATCACAAACGAATTCTTAAAAAGGGATTTGTCTATGTTACACAGGATGGAAGATTTGTAAAACTTTCCACGGCGCTCGACAAAGAAAAATCTTTCGACTTGAACTTTTTTGACGGAAAAATTCTTATTAAAGGTAAAGATGAGTAA
- a CDS encoding TonB-dependent receptor — MFKKFAFIYFISVVSLLAQSGSVKGVVSSQGEPLPGVTVKIKDTRLGAVTDLDGYYEIKNIPAGKKTISFTYIGFSMVEKSILIEAGKTLTANISLSETNILLDEVVISEKSRDASDTETSVIELEPEQAKVLPGAGEDVLRTLQALPGIVAPNDFSSQLVVRGSGPDQNLIIMDNVEVFNPYRLYGFISMFNPDAVSDITLITGGFPTNYGDRLSAVLEVSNREGSTKKGITGSLNASITNANLVLEGKNPFNIKGSWLINSRRTYYDLILEPFAKSAGLIEDDSAFPNFYDVQAKFTFGPFDGHKIKLFGIYSADGVNIVSGKDRVSPDSISVNNVTRNDVIGLTWDYAPNSDLFIQSTLSWYKNSGDAGFDSEVLDPSLNRESFKGFDSDTLSPYLLNFKFKSEFIFEKYSWDSKLNLLWGNNNLLETGFGLDRLTTTLAFDFEFDPQLRALFSANPNFRSSIDDLNDTKTYFRYRAYLQNRFNLWDRFYISAGLRFDNYQILEKSYIAPRISASWAYDDLTTIRASWGIFYQSPGYEKLQDAGVLYDFSRQNTETLEASKAIHYILGVERWLSFEWNLKVEAYYKDFRDLVVPKIVTGTRFYTERIPGQDPNSSSGWTRPVRVQSDSLTQIPVNDSYGESYGLEVMLAKKNLDRNSKISGWISYSFAVADRFERNFTVPFRFDQRHTINIVLDYQFAKSWNLGVRWQYGSGFPLTTPEGVAPRVIFMDTDGDRQLDSPILAVRRSANGSFSEVIYDVAFEDRNRFNSRKPEYHRLDVRVTALARFWGLDWSFYLDVINVYNKSNIIGYNYYVTEDKKLGVRPTSMFPILPTLGFSIKF, encoded by the coding sequence ATGTTTAAGAAATTTGCTTTCATATATTTTATATCTGTTGTTTCACTTTTAGCTCAATCAGGAAGTGTAAAAGGCGTAGTCTCAAGTCAGGGAGAACCTCTCCCGGGAGTAACTGTAAAAATCAAAGATACCAGACTTGGTGCAGTTACAGATCTTGATGGTTATTATGAAATAAAAAACATTCCCGCCGGAAAAAAGACTATCTCTTTTACATATATTGGCTTTTCAATGGTTGAAAAGAGCATTCTGATAGAAGCTGGTAAAACGCTCACTGCCAATATTTCCCTCTCTGAAACAAATATTCTTCTCGATGAGGTTGTCATTTCAGAGAAATCACGGGATGCTTCCGACACCGAAACGAGTGTAATAGAACTTGAACCCGAACAGGCTAAAGTACTCCCGGGTGCCGGTGAAGATGTTCTAAGAACGCTACAGGCTCTCCCAGGAATTGTAGCCCCAAATGATTTTTCCTCCCAACTCGTTGTAAGAGGTTCAGGTCCCGACCAGAATCTAATAATAATGGACAATGTCGAGGTTTTCAATCCCTACAGGCTTTACGGATTCATAAGCATGTTCAACCCCGATGCAGTTTCAGATATTACTCTTATTACCGGCGGTTTTCCGACAAATTACGGTGACAGACTTTCCGCAGTCCTCGAAGTATCCAACAGAGAGGGTTCTACCAAGAAAGGAATCACCGGAAGTTTAAACGCTTCCATCACCAACGCAAATCTGGTACTCGAAGGAAAAAATCCCTTTAACATTAAAGGGAGCTGGTTGATAAACAGCAGAAGAACTTATTATGATTTGATTCTTGAACCGTTCGCAAAAAGTGCCGGACTTATCGAGGACGACTCGGCTTTCCCCAATTTTTATGATGTGCAGGCAAAATTCACCTTCGGTCCCTTCGATGGTCATAAAATCAAACTTTTCGGAATCTACTCCGCTGATGGTGTAAACATTGTCTCCGGTAAGGACAGGGTTTCACCGGACAGCATTTCCGTTAACAATGTGACGCGAAATGATGTTATAGGCTTGACCTGGGATTATGCACCGAACTCAGACCTTTTTATTCAGTCAACCCTTTCCTGGTATAAAAACAGCGGCGATGCCGGGTTTGACTCGGAAGTGCTTGATCCCTCACTAAACAGAGAAAGCTTTAAAGGATTCGATTCTGATACCTTAAGCCCCTATCTCCTGAATTTTAAGTTTAAGTCTGAATTTATTTTCGAAAAATACTCCTGGGACTCAAAACTCAATCTCCTTTGGGGAAACAATAATCTTCTCGAAACCGGATTTGGGCTCGACCGCCTAACAACCACACTGGCATTTGATTTTGAATTTGACCCCCAGCTCCGTGCATTGTTTTCTGCAAATCCAAATTTTCGTTCCTCAATTGACGATCTGAACGACACGAAAACCTATTTCCGCTACAGGGCATATCTCCAAAACAGATTTAATCTTTGGGACAGGTTTTACATAAGTGCAGGACTAAGATTCGATAATTATCAGATTCTTGAAAAATCATACATCGCCCCAAGAATATCAGCTTCCTGGGCATACGATGACCTTACGACCATAAGAGCTTCATGGGGTATATTCTACCAGTCTCCCGGATATGAAAAACTTCAGGATGCAGGTGTCCTCTACGATTTTTCCCGCCAAAACACTGAGACACTTGAAGCATCAAAAGCTATTCATTATATCCTGGGTGTAGAAAGATGGCTTTCCTTCGAATGGAACCTGAAAGTGGAAGCTTACTACAAGGATTTTCGTGATCTTGTGGTTCCAAAAATAGTTACCGGTACCCGCTTCTACACTGAACGGATTCCCGGACAGGACCCCAACTCGAGTTCCGGTTGGACAAGACCGGTAAGAGTCCAATCAGATTCACTCACCCAGATTCCGGTAAATGATTCCTACGGTGAATCATACGGACTGGAAGTAATGCTGGCGAAGAAGAATCTTGACAGAAATTCAAAGATAAGTGGCTGGATATCATATTCCTTTGCAGTAGCTGATCGATTCGAGAGAAATTTTACAGTTCCATTCAGATTTGACCAGCGACATACAATAAACATTGTGCTCGATTACCAGTTTGCCAAATCCTGGAATCTGGGTGTCAGATGGCAATATGGTTCAGGATTTCCTCTAACCACACCCGAGGGAGTTGCGCCCAGAGTCATATTTATGGATACTGATGGCGATCGTCAACTCGACTCCCCCATCCTCGCTGTCAGAAGGAGCGCCAACGGAAGTTTCTCGGAAGTAATCTATGATGTGGCGTTCGAAGACAGAAACCGGTTCAACTCGAGAAAACCGGAATATCACAGGCTCGATGTACGAGTAACTGCTCTCGCCCGGTTCTGGGGTCTCGACTGGAGTTTTTATCTCGATGTTATAAATGTATACAACAAATCGAACATTATCGGCTATAATTATTATGTAACGGAGGATAAAAAACTGGGTGTCAGACCGACCTCCATGTTTCCAATTCTTCCCACTCTGGGTTTTAGCATAAAGTTTTAA